CGCGGGTCGTCCGGGCCGGTGAGCTCCAGCTGGCGGCCCCAGACGGTGATCACGACGGGCGCCGCCTGGTCGTCGTACGGCGACAGGATGCCATTGGCCGGCAGTGCCTCGGTGAGTCGTCGGACGCCGGCGGCGTCGACGTCGTCGGTGCGATAGGTCAGCCACACGGTGCCGTGCTCGAGGTCGTGCACGGCGTTGGCCTCGGGGACCGGCTCGTCGTACGCCCCGCACTCGAGCCAGGACGGCGCGTGGTCGCCACCCACCGGCGGGGACTGCGGGTAGTCCGGCTCCTCCCCCGGAGCGACGTGCTGGTTGGTCAGGCCGTCGTACTCCTCGACGGCGGCGAGGCTGCTGGTGTCGGGCTCCGCCGCGGTGGCCTGGTCGTCGGCCTCGGCGTCGTCGTCGGTCGCGAGCACGACAGGGACGACGATCGCGACCGCGAGCACGA
This genomic interval from Nocardioides kongjuensis contains the following:
- a CDS encoding DUF3105 domain-containing protein, producing MPIVLAVLAAVLVLAVAIVVPVVLATDDDAEADDQATAAEPDTSSLAAVEEYDGLTNQHVAPGEEPDYPQSPPVGGDHAPSWLECGAYDEPVPEANAVHDLEHGTVWLTYRTDDVDAAGVRRLTEALPANGILSPYDDQAAPVVITVWGRQLELTGPDDPRIALFVAQFGAGDTAPEPFASCNGGVDPADLPPAGGPVV